GCCTGGCGATGATTGCCGGCGAAGTGGGCATTACGAAACCGTCGATCTACTATCATTTTGCGTCCAAGGATGAACTGGTGGAGCGGGTCTTTGAGTACATGTTCAGCGATTACCATTTCGATCATTATTTCTCCCTGACCGAAATGAACGAGCGTAACTTCGCGGAGAAGCTGTATCAAGGGGGATTGCGCATGTTTCCGGAAGAGGAAGAGGCTTTCGTGCCGGTGATGCGCTTATTGAGCGAGTTCATGCTGACCGCAAGCCGGAGTGCCAATTACGGCCAGCGGGTGGTCGCCATGCAGCAATCGTTCCTGGACGGCTTTCGGGAACTGATGCGGTTAGGCGCAGATTTCGGGATCATTGAGCGGCAAAATGCAGATTCCAAGGCGTATGTGCTGGCACTGGTCATTGATAATATCACGAGTTATATCATGATGGATATTCCGCTGGACTATCAGGCGGTCTGGAAAGAAGCGGTGAACAGCGTTCTCAGGAAAGGAGCGGATCCCATTGAATAACGGGATGGAATACAGTGATCTCGGATTATCGTGGGCAGACCGAATGCTGGTCTGGGCGGTGCCGCCTTTATTAGGCGCGGTGATCGGCTGGTTTCTGCCTGCGATTGCGGATTGGGCAACGGGTCTAGCTTGGGTGCCTTTTCAAGGACCGCTGGAATTAATCGCAACCATACAGGGACCTTGGATCGTCATCGTAACCGCTGTTCTGGGCCTGCTTGCGGGCATCGTGCTCTCCCACTTAGCCATTAAAGAAAGCCTTGCGGTCCGCCTGTCGGACAAGGAGATTACACTCCGCATTCATGAGGCTGAACGAACCTTTATGAGAGAAGAAGTTTCCGCTGCCTTTATGGACGGCAGGCAGCTGGTGCTGCTGGGCAACGAGGGGGAGGAGCTCTATCGCGAGAAACCGGAAGCCAAGCGGGAAACGGTGGCCGAAGCCTTCATGCGTCACGGTTATTCCTGGAGAGACCGCGATCCGTTCGCCGATCATTACGTCAGATGGGTTGCCGACACGCCGGGGCTTACGCCCAGCATGAACGCGCTCTTCCTGGCACGGGAGAAGGCGATGGAGAACGAGGATAAAGAGGATGCAGCCGATCTGCGCCGGGAACTTTCGAAGCTGGGCATTACGGTGCGGGATGACGGAAAAAAACAGTATTGGAGGCAGCACGGGCAGAGGCCATAACGCCGGAGCAGCTATAGCAGACGAAGCCATCATAGCGACATAATGGCGCACTAAATACCGAATCGCATAATTCCGGCTGAACGACAAGCGGTTCATTCAGATGGCAGTAGTCGCCCAGCTAAACCAGATGATCGCCATTGTCATAAGCCGATGATGCGGTCATCTTCGTTTTTATAGAAGTTTCGCGTCGCTGTGGTTTGCCATAACATTTGTCCCCCTTCTTATCGAACAAAATGGCACCTCTCCCGCTCAGTCGAACCTCCGGCAAACAATATCCCTCTATCGGCAAGACATCAGGCAGTCCTCTCTTCCCATGAGAAGTTTTACAATGAAAGCGATACCTCAGCGAAGGAGATGTCTTATGAATTTTGATCTGAATATCGTACCTTTCAGCCGTAGAGAGACCTTCTTGGCAATTTCCCTTCTGCCCGCGGCAAAGGACCGCAGACCAGGACTTTACCTGCGAACCGTCCGCGGAGGGGATGACAAGTTTGGCGAGGCGTTTCTGATAGAGCTGCTAAACCGGCAGAACGAGCCGGTTCCCTTTGAACCTGTAGCATCACCCGACAAAATCAGGCTAACGGCCTCCGATTCGGAAGGCCATGCGGACATTTGTTTATCGGACTCCCGGACCGTCCGGTTTCGCTCGGAAGGCTGCGGAATCCGGCTTACCTTTTTCCCCGCAGCGTATGATTACGCCTATGAGACCCATCCGGACAGCTGGGAGGTGAACAGCTTTACCCATAGCTGCCGCTTCATGCTGACCCGGCTTGCGGGCCAGATGAGCATGGAGGTCGAATGGAACGAGATCAAGAGCTCGCGGGTAACCGCCGACTTCTCCGTGGACGCATTAACGAATATGGCGGAATTTGCGGTCGAAGAGTTCATGACCGCCTTGACGCCGCGTACCGACTGGGAGTCCTTCGACGATGCGGTTGAAAGCGTTCGCGAGGATTATGCCAATTGGTTGAATAATACCCTGACCGTCTCTGAACGGTGGCAGGAAGCAAGGGAGCTCGCTGCCTATATTACCTGGTCCTGCGTAGTTCCGGCCGAAGGCTGTTTAACCCGCCCAGCCATGTATATGTCCAAGAATTGGATGACCAACATCTGGAGCTGGGACAACTGCTTTAACGCGATGGCCCTCGTGCGGCATCAGCCGGAGCTGGCTTGGGATCAGTTCATGATCTTTTTTGACCGGCAGGATGAGAGCGGCCTGATCCCCGACTTCGTGAACGATAGATACGAGCTTTGGAATTGCAACAAACCGCCGATTCACGGCTGGACGCTGGCCTGGATGATGCGCCGGACGGATTACATCAAGGAGGCCCAGCTGCGCGAGGTCTATGGTCCTCTAGCGAAATGGACACAGTGGTGGTTCACACACCGGGATCATGACGGCGACGGCATTCCCCAATATAACCACGGCAATGACTCGGGCTGGGACAACAGTACGGCGTTCAATAACGGCATCCCCGTTGAGAGCCCTGACCTTGCCGCTTATTTGATTATCCAGATGGAGACGCTGGCTGAAATCGCGGGTTTGCTGGGCCTGACCGAGGAATCGAGTCAATGGAGACGGAGTGCGGATGATACGCTGGATCGCATGCTCCGGCATTTCTGGAGAGACGGTCGATTCACCGCCTGCCGTTCGGGAACGCATGAGGTATCCGAGGGAGACAGCCTGCTGCTGTTCGTTCCGATTCTGCTGGGAAAACGCCTTCCCGAGTATATCCGCACGGCTCTATTGGAAGGACTTCGAGAGGAAGGCCGATTCTTGACGAGCAACGGCTGGGCGACCGAGAGCGTAAACAGCCGTTACTATAAGGCGGACGGATATTGGCGCGGGCCGATCTGGGCCCCTTCCACGATGCTGCTGGTCGAAGGGGTGGCGGCCGCCGGCGATATGGAGCTGGCGATGGAGATTGCGCAGCGGTACTGCCGGATGGTCAGTCTCAGCGGGATGGCCGAGAATTTTGATGCCCTGACCGGAGCGGGGCTGCGCGACCGGGCGTTCACCTGGACTTCCAGCGTATTTTTGATTCTTGGACATGAATACACGTTATAACTGTCACGGACTAACACTTCTTCCCGGGCTTTTGGCCTTGAGGGGGAGGTGCTTTTTCCGGTTTCTCTCATTTTCCATTTGCCGCCTAATTACAAGCTCTTTGTTCGGGTTTATAATGAAAGCGGTATCACGGGCGGGTTCGCAGTCCTGCCTCATTCGAACGAGTGGATGTAAGTTTCACGATACGATACGACAATAGGGAGAGTAACCATGAATCTTCAGGGGATCAAAGATCGAGTGGGCCGGCTGTTCACCGGCACCTATCACAGCATAAGAACCAAGCTGCTTACCTGTTTTTTAGTCGTCACCCTGATTCCGTTGTTCTCGCTTGGCGGACTTTCTTATGTTCAATCCGCTAAAGTGATTAACTCCCAATTCGGCAAATACGGCGATAATGCTGTGGCGCAGCTGGAGCAGCAGACCAGTTCGGCCTTGGGGCGGATGAAGCAGACGGCGGAAACGATTTATTCCTATTTACTGGACCCGAGCCATTCGGGAATCGGAGCCGGGACGCCATCCACATACGGCGACATTATGGAGAAGAACGACTTCGAATCGTTGTTGAAGTCGCTTCGGACGCAGCTGACAGCAGGAATTTACATCATAACGTCCTCCGGCTATTACTATGGGGAGAACAATCTGGATGTGAATAAACTCGGCAATATCCCGCTGTGGAACACGAGGCCGAAGGCATATGCCGGGACTTATTGGCTCGGTTTTTATAAACAGGATCATTCCATCAAGAGCAGCGATAGCGACAATGTGCCCGTCCTTGGATTGGCGGTGCCGATCCATCACCCCGACAAGGCTCAGGACGGCAGCATCATTCTGATCGAGGAGAACGCCGAGGAGCTGCTGCGCAGTTATGCCAAGTTCGAGGCCGACACGCATGCCCACCTGCTTATTACATCGCCGGACGGCACAATTGTGTATGAGACGGATGCTCCGTATACGCCCCGTGACAACGATGTGACCTGGTCGCGGACGCTTGACGTCAACCAATGGAGCATGGAAGCCAGAATTCCCGCCAAGGCGTTCTATCAATCCTCGGGCATTATCCGGGCGAACACGATGGTTGTTGCCATCGTCTCCTGCTTGCTCGCTTTTGGCATCGCCTATCTGTTCTCCTCCCGGTTCACCTCCCGAATCCGGACCTTGAAGGACTCGATGCAGAAGGTAAGCTTCGGCAAGCTGGATACCCGGACGCCAATCGAGGGCAGGGATGAGCTGGGCAGCCTCGATATGAGTTTTAACCGGATGGTAACGGGCGTGCAGACCCTGATTGGCGAGGTGGAGCAGAGCGAGCGGCTGAAAAAAGAGGCCGAGCTGCGCGCTTTCCATTATCAGATCAATCCTCATCTGCTGTTTAACACACTCAACTCCATCCAGTGGAAAGCCAGGCTGGAAGGCGCGGAAGACATCCGTCAGATGCTGTATCATCTGACGATGGTGCTGGAGGGGAATTTGGATATTTCGCAGGAGCTCGTCACGCTGAACAGGGAGCTGCGCATGATCGGTCACTTTCTGAAAATCCAGGAGATCCGGTACGGCGAGGTGTTCCGTTATGCGCTGGATTGCGATGAGGCGCTGCTGCCTTATTTGATTCCGCGGATGACGCTTCAGCCGCTGTTCGAGAATATTTTTTTCCATGCTTTCACCGATGGTCAGGGAGAGATCCATGTCAAGGTCGAGGAGGATCATGACGAGCTGGTGCTTACGCTTCGCGATAACGGAGCCGGCATCAGGGAGGAGAAACTCGCCCGGTTATTCTCGCCGGAGATGAAGCGGAAGGGACGCGGCGGGCTTGGCGTGCGGAACGCCGATCAGAAATTCAAGCTGCATTTTGGCCCTCTATACGGACTCAAGGTGCATTCGGTTAAGGGAGAAGGAACAACGATTACTATACGATGGCCGAAAAAGGAGGAGTCTTGCGATGATGAAAGCAGGGAACATTAAGGTGATGATTGCCGACGATGAGAGCATTGTGCGGAAGGGACTCCGCTCCACGGTCCCGTGGGACCGGTTCGGGATGGAGGTTGTGGCGGACAGCCCCAATGGTCAGGTGGCCTGGGAGGCGTTTCTGGAGTTTCGCCCGCAGGTGGTCATTACGGATATCGTCATGCCAGAGATGGATGGGATCGAGCTGTCGCGCAAGGTGAAGGAGGTTGCACCGGAAACCCGGATCATTCTGCTCAGCTGTCACCGGGATTTCGAATATGCCCAAGAGGGGATGCGGCTCGGCGCTTCGGGATATCTGCTGAAAACCGCCTTCGAGGACGAAGAGCTCGAAGCGATGCTGGGAAAATTCCAGCGTGAGCTGTCCGATACGCCGGCCTACGGATACGAGTTGGAAGAGCAGGTTTCTGCTCAACTGTTTGCTTGGCTTAACGGGCACAGTGACCGTTTCCCTGGAGAACTCCGAAAGCTTTGCAGCCGCGTCGGGCTTGGAGAGGGCAAGCCCATCTCGCTGTATCTGATCAAAACGGCGGGCTGCAGCAGCAATTGGGAGCACCTGCTGCAGGAGCAGGGCACCGATGAGCCGGGTTTACGCAGCAGCAAGCTGATTCCTTACGGCGCGGACAGCTGTTATTGGGCCGTACCGGAGGAGTTTAAGGGAGTGGCAGACAGCCTGCTGGTGGAGATCAAGAGCCGGTGCGGGAAGCTCACCTGGAATTCGCGGGAATGTCTTCACGGTTTAATGGATGTGCAGGCAGCCTTTCAATCCTTGCACAAGGAAGCCGAGCTGGAACGGGTGTACGGTCTGAGCGGCGAGCATTGGCCGGAGCCGATCTTGCAGGCGGTTCATCTGCTGCACGAACATCCCGCGGACGAGTGGTCGGCAGCGGAGCTGGCCCAGCAGGTAGGGCTGAGCCGCAGCCATTTTTCGATCCTGTTCAAGAAAACGGTTGGCGACAGCTTCATCACATTCCAATATAAGCGCAAGCTCCGTCTCGCCTATGGTCTGCTGCGCGAAACCTCCTTAACGATGCAGGAGATCGCCGAGAAGACCGGGCTTGGCGACAGCAAATATTTCAGCAAATGGTTCAAGCGCTGCACGGGTCAAACGCCAAGCCAATACCGTGCCGAACAAAAAGGGGAATCATTGTAAACAAATGAACACCCGTCTATGCAAGTTCGAACAAAAATACGATCATCTGCGAATCAGCGCACGTTTTGAACCGCTTTCATCCGAGTTATGATGAAAGCGGTTCAATTCATATCAACTCAATACTTTAGGGGAGCTGACAATATGAAAAAGAAAATGTCATGGATCGCGTTGGTTTCGGTGATGACGTTAATGGCATCCTTGCTGGCCGCATGCGGCGGCAGCGGCGGGACTGGAGCATCGAAGCAGCCGGACGGCGATTCATCGGGCGCGGCAACGACGCTTCGCTTCGCGACCTGGGATACGGGAGATGCGCTGAAGATTGAACAAGAGATCGCCAAGAAGTTCGAGGAGTCGCATCCCGGAACCAAGGTACAGGTGGAGGCCTACGCCGACGGATTCGATCAGAAGCTGGCCGCCGGATTTGGCGCAGCCAATCCGCCGGATGTGATGTACATGTGGGATTTTCCGACGTATCACCAGTCCCTGGAGCCGTTGGATTCCTACGCGTCCAAGGATGAGGACTTGAATATCGATGATTTTTACCAAGGATTGTTTAACTACGGCAAGATTGATAATCAGCTGTATGGAATCCCGGCGGGCTTTACGACCCGGGTGGTGTACTACAACAAGAAGATGTTTGACGATGCGGGCATTCCCTACCCGAGCGATGGATGGACATGGACGGAATTCCAGGAACTCGCTCAGAAGCTGACGGATAAATCCAAGAAGCAGTACGGCTTCGGCGTTCGGGCCGAGAATGATACGTATGACCTTCAAGGGTTCGTATGGAGCAACGGCGGTTCCTTTATTTCGGAGGACGGGACAACGATTGAAGGGTACATGAACAGCAAGGAAACGGCGGAAGCCATTCAGATGCTGGGCGATATGCTGAAGAACGGCTCAGCCGTCCTGACCGGAGGCAAAGGGCAGCAGAGCGGTGAGGATATTTTCAAGGCCGGCAAAATTGCCATGTGGGAGAGCGGTATCTGGCCGCTGGAATCC
This Paenibacillus sp. JZ16 DNA region includes the following protein-coding sequences:
- a CDS encoding cache domain-containing sensor histidine kinase, producing MNLQGIKDRVGRLFTGTYHSIRTKLLTCFLVVTLIPLFSLGGLSYVQSAKVINSQFGKYGDNAVAQLEQQTSSALGRMKQTAETIYSYLLDPSHSGIGAGTPSTYGDIMEKNDFESLLKSLRTQLTAGIYIITSSGYYYGENNLDVNKLGNIPLWNTRPKAYAGTYWLGFYKQDHSIKSSDSDNVPVLGLAVPIHHPDKAQDGSIILIEENAEELLRSYAKFEADTHAHLLITSPDGTIVYETDAPYTPRDNDVTWSRTLDVNQWSMEARIPAKAFYQSSGIIRANTMVVAIVSCLLAFGIAYLFSSRFTSRIRTLKDSMQKVSFGKLDTRTPIEGRDELGSLDMSFNRMVTGVQTLIGEVEQSERLKKEAELRAFHYQINPHLLFNTLNSIQWKARLEGAEDIRQMLYHLTMVLEGNLDISQELVTLNRELRMIGHFLKIQEIRYGEVFRYALDCDEALLPYLIPRMTLQPLFENIFFHAFTDGQGEIHVKVEEDHDELVLTLRDNGAGIREEKLARLFSPEMKRKGRGGLGVRNADQKFKLHFGPLYGLKVHSVKGEGTTITIRWPKKEESCDDESREH
- a CDS encoding amylo-alpha-1,6-glucosidase, coding for MNFDLNIVPFSRRETFLAISLLPAAKDRRPGLYLRTVRGGDDKFGEAFLIELLNRQNEPVPFEPVASPDKIRLTASDSEGHADICLSDSRTVRFRSEGCGIRLTFFPAAYDYAYETHPDSWEVNSFTHSCRFMLTRLAGQMSMEVEWNEIKSSRVTADFSVDALTNMAEFAVEEFMTALTPRTDWESFDDAVESVREDYANWLNNTLTVSERWQEARELAAYITWSCVVPAEGCLTRPAMYMSKNWMTNIWSWDNCFNAMALVRHQPELAWDQFMIFFDRQDESGLIPDFVNDRYELWNCNKPPIHGWTLAWMMRRTDYIKEAQLREVYGPLAKWTQWWFTHRDHDGDGIPQYNHGNDSGWDNSTAFNNGIPVESPDLAAYLIIQMETLAEIAGLLGLTEESSQWRRSADDTLDRMLRHFWRDGRFTACRSGTHEVSEGDSLLLFVPILLGKRLPEYIRTALLEGLREEGRFLTSNGWATESVNSRYYKADGYWRGPIWAPSTMLLVEGVAAAGDMELAMEIAQRYCRMVSLSGMAENFDALTGAGLRDRAFTWTSSVFLILGHEYTL
- a CDS encoding ABC transporter substrate-binding protein, whose translation is MKKKMSWIALVSVMTLMASLLAACGGSGGTGASKQPDGDSSGAATTLRFATWDTGDALKIEQEIAKKFEESHPGTKVQVEAYADGFDQKLAAGFGAANPPDVMYMWDFPTYHQSLEPLDSYASKDEDLNIDDFYQGLFNYGKIDNQLYGIPAGFTTRVVYYNKKMFDDAGIPYPSDGWTWTEFQELAQKLTDKSKKQYGFGVRAENDTYDLQGFVWSNGGSFISEDGTTIEGYMNSKETAEAIQMLGDMLKNGSAVLTGGKGQQSGEDIFKAGKIAMWESGIWPLESFREAGIDVGTVEMPAFEGKPVKGVLAESALSIAKDSKNKDLAWEFIKFYVSDEAIKMRVADLPVRVSVVNELKKDQDPLYKPYYTMLERSDNTPAFLLNPKWNEVNRQLSAAVESVMFGSDAQEVLNQAVKDSERYLK
- a CDS encoding response regulator, translating into MMKAGNIKVMIADDESIVRKGLRSTVPWDRFGMEVVADSPNGQVAWEAFLEFRPQVVITDIVMPEMDGIELSRKVKEVAPETRIILLSCHRDFEYAQEGMRLGASGYLLKTAFEDEELEAMLGKFQRELSDTPAYGYELEEQVSAQLFAWLNGHSDRFPGELRKLCSRVGLGEGKPISLYLIKTAGCSSNWEHLLQEQGTDEPGLRSSKLIPYGADSCYWAVPEEFKGVADSLLVEIKSRCGKLTWNSRECLHGLMDVQAAFQSLHKEAELERVYGLSGEHWPEPILQAVHLLHEHPADEWSAAELAQQVGLSRSHFSILFKKTVGDSFITFQYKRKLRLAYGLLRETSLTMQEIAEKTGLGDSKYFSKWFKRCTGQTPSQYRAEQKGESL
- a CDS encoding TetR/AcrR family transcriptional regulator is translated as MKKKDLTSQQIVEAAIGLFATHGIEKTSLAMIAGEVGITKPSIYYHFASKDELVERVFEYMFSDYHFDHYFSLTEMNERNFAEKLYQGGLRMFPEEEEAFVPVMRLLSEFMLTASRSANYGQRVVAMQQSFLDGFRELMRLGADFGIIERQNADSKAYVLALVIDNITSYIMMDIPLDYQAVWKEAVNSVLRKGADPIE
- a CDS encoding YqeB family protein, translating into MNNGMEYSDLGLSWADRMLVWAVPPLLGAVIGWFLPAIADWATGLAWVPFQGPLELIATIQGPWIVIVTAVLGLLAGIVLSHLAIKESLAVRLSDKEITLRIHEAERTFMREEVSAAFMDGRQLVLLGNEGEELYREKPEAKRETVAEAFMRHGYSWRDRDPFADHYVRWVADTPGLTPSMNALFLAREKAMENEDKEDAADLRRELSKLGITVRDDGKKQYWRQHGQRP